Within Vicia villosa cultivar HV-30 ecotype Madison, WI linkage group LG1, Vvil1.0, whole genome shotgun sequence, the genomic segment CCTCTAATTATTGGTAATATTtatgatataggcgtatgccttgtGACGATTTTTGTGGCGAATATATTTGTGATGTTGCATTTATCAAGTCGCACGAATTGCATTTTGTGATGATCTGGATTGGCAAActgtgacgaaggcttatgcctattGAATGTCTCTAAtaattggcaattggcgatgggggctgaagccctgggtaccacatgcattttcatttgtttgaGTCGCATTTCATTTTGTATGATTATGAATTTATGTGATTTGATGTATGAACTTAGGTGAATTACCGTGACTTGAATAtgaattcaggtttaatattgtGACGTGTGTCGTTTTGGTTGAAACAACAAAGTGAATTGAATGGTAATGATTATATCGCAAAGTGATGAATATTATGACTTGAACctgaatatattgtttatcataactctatttatatagtttgatatctcacccctttcttttgtttcgctgttacctttatactggtaacgtgcaggtgattgcagtgatgaagatttagttgtcgtaaGTTTGAGTCAGTgttgttgctctgatacgtagcactcggggggggggggggggataaACGATAGATGTTTAGATGTTGTATTTGTTTTACAATGCTGAATTGTAAATAATATTGATGAAGTACCATGATGTTTTCAAgttgttttagttgaataaaataaTATGTGATTCCGCTGCATAATTAATATGAAGATGTTTAGTCTCAAAGCTTAAAGTATGATGTTATTTGTTCATCCGACTGCGAAGTGTTATGTATCAATTGAAACAAATGAGTAGATTGTCTATGATGTATGTATTGATGTGATGCGTGACATCTCGTTGTTTGATAAAATTTTGTATAACTCTGATTTTCGTTATAATTACCGtgagtagaattggggtgttacatgtacTAGAAAAAAAGATGATGCATTAAAAAAGATCTGTGTCAAAAATATACAAATAACACAaccatataaaaataaatctacaTAGGCCCTCCACGGGCAACATCAGTCAACCTAGCTAAAATAGTATAAACCTCACCATCAGGGTTCACCAAACCCATGAGGCTATCTAAGTGAACGGCGATGAACTGTAGGCGGCTGTCCTGGTCACCTACGGGAGGTGGAAGTGGTGGTGGTGATGGATCGGAAGAATCCCTGGTACGTGAAGGCCCTGGAATATCTGATGATGCGGCAGGTGGTATGACTCTAGGGTGTGACACATCGTGGAACCACTCTAGATATCCATCCTCGCACTGCCTGGGCTGCTGAACCTCAACGGTTGTATCAATGATCTCACGGGGGAGCTGATGATGTGACTCTAAAACCATCGATCAATGCCACCAGCTGGAGCCTCTGGGACTGGACGTGGGATGCCCTGTATATAACCATACTGTCGTAGACACCTCTCAGGCAAGTGTCTAGCCACATGGCTCTCCCATCTGACATACCCTGAATATAAGGAAGACACATTAAAAGGACGATGAGAGCGGTGACTTGTATACGGTGTCCAAATGACATCATCCAGCGTCAGAGCATCCAGCCTCCATCTGTACTCAATCAACCCTCCTGGAATGGCCTGTTTGGCCTTCCACCTCTTCGCACATGGGTCAACAGCCATAACACGTTGGATCTTCCGCTCACATATGTGAGGGAAGTACTCGTAGATCCAACACTGCATAAATAAAAATCATCAAGCTtagataaattataataaaacacaataaatTATGTAAAAAATTATAACATACATGTAACAAGCTCGGGTAACCAGCAAGTTGTCTCGTGTCAGGACGAGATGTAGCATCTAGCACCATGTACAACATCGTCAATTCCGCCACTCCCCAAGCCCAACATGGGGTGTCAAGGGTGCTGAATAGAGAGAGATAACAGGCATCTATATAAACTCCGTACTTGTCCACAAAGAGACTACACACCACTAGACGTAGCATGTACACTTTAACGACAGCATGGTACCTCCCTGCATCCACAAGCTCCTAATAAGTCCTCCTCAACCAAGACATCCTAAGGTTAAAGCCCTGAGTCTCACTAAACTCGCGTAGGACCACCACGTCATCAATCTCCAAAGCATCCATTATCATGCGCACCACCGTCGCCTGGTCCCTATGAACTGGTGTAAAAAACTTACCAGCAATCGGAAAGTGAAATAGGGCATCCACATCATCCAAAGTCACCGTCATCTCCCCAAATGGAAGATGGAAGGATGATGTCTCCGGGTGCCATCTCTCAACAAAAGCTGATAACAGCGAGGCGTCCAGCATCGTCAGGGAGCATCCAGCAAAGTCCATTAGATGGAAGTCCTTAACTATCCTCCTCGCTTGCTTAAGCATCGGTCTCTCGgggaagttcttcaacttcgaCCCGTGAGAAGCGACCTTCAACACTGGTCGGTCCTGacaaaaaattacaattaaaacaaattattataaatCAAATCGCGTAATAAAAATTAAGCACTTAAGCAATTTACATACCTCGCCCTGCCATATCCTATAAGCGACATGGTCAGTGTATCCCATCAACACGGACCTGTCAGAAGGTCCTCTGGGCAAAGCTCCATCAGTGTGTACTGATGGCTCTGTAGATGCACCAGTGGTGGTGTCTGTATTCTGCACCACCCGCTCTTGACCTATCTGATCATCATCCACCTCAACCTCAACCTCTGTCACCAACTCCCAACCACAACTACCGACTCCTAAACGTCAGGCACCGACTCCTCAAACCCAGCTACCTCAACCTCAGGCACCGACTCCCGAATCACTGCCACCTACTCCCAACATATAGCACCGCCTCCTCAACCTCAGCCACCTCAACCTGAACCACTTGCTCCTCCACAGCAGTGGATGCTCTACCACTCTGACGACGAGGTACGCGGAATCCCCTCATCGCCTGCTACTCCGCCATCCGTTTCCGATTAAAACCGGTCAGGAATGCGTCCAACACGTAACTCTGTGGTTTGCGCCTCATCAGCAGCTCTAGCAAGAGCAGCGACTCTTTCTGTGGCCCGTCTCGCAATAGAACCATCCCTGCCTCTGGTCCTCActgcaaatttttaaaaatatcaggaaaatagcatttttttttaaaatagaaataccagaaatttcaaaatttccggtatgaTTATGGGTACCGGAAATTTTAAAAATCCAGTATAAAAATTAGTAAATGgatatatcagaaattttgaaattttcggtatcaAATaccataaatttcaaaattttcggtagaatataccggaaatttcacaAAAAATACGATAAAAGTTATTTGATTTCACCAAATTTCCGATATGCAAACGAAATTTTCGGTATGCTGTGAAAATTGAAAAATCCGATTGTGTATGTAAATTTGTAAAAGTGTGGTAATGAAAATTAGTTGGACATTATGATCTTTTCATAAATTTGAGAGGATGCCATGTTTAATTTGGAGGGTGACAGTTAGATTTGTCACCTCATTGCTTACGTTCCTTAGCCGGGCCCAATACATAGTTGGTCACAACCCCAAACAAGTGATCACTTAGGCACACACATCaaaattaaatatcattttaaatattgtaataatatatattatttcactattttctttttttattttttgatgtcCAAATGTTGTGTCTTTGTAAGACTTTCTGAGTCCAAATTCTAATGACTATATAACACAGTGTAGTGCTTTACTACAACTGGACGAAAAAGCAAAGAGAACAAAATGCTACTCATAATAATCTCTTCCATCTTTCTCATCTTTTTTATGATAATCAAATGGTATCTCAATTCTACAAAAACCAAAAACTCACCACCCTCTCCTCCAAAATTACCTATAATAGGAAATCTCCATCAACTTGGCCTATTCCCTCACCGCACACTTCAATTTCTAGCTAAACAATATGGCCCTTTCATGCAAATCCATCTTGGTAGTGTACCAGTTCTTGTAATCTCATCACCTGAAGCAGCAAGTGAGATTATGAAAACTCATGACCGCGTCTTTGCAAACAGACCCCAAACTAAACTTTATGACATACTTTTATATGATTGCAAAGATGTTTCTGCAGCTCCATATGGAGAGTATTGGAGACAGATAAGGAGTATATCTGTTTTACATCTTCTTAGTGCCAAAAGGGTTCAATCTCTTCGTGCTGTGAGAGAGGAAGAAGTTGGTTTTATGGTGGAGAAAATAAAGCAGTGTTCTTCTGCTTCAGTGGCAGTGAATATAAGTGAATTagtctccacaactatcaattgTATAGTTTGTAGGGTTGCTTTGGGGAGAAAGTATAGCGGTGAAAGTGGGAAGGGGTTTAAGAAGTTGTTGATGGATTTTACAGAGTTACTTGGTACTGTTATTGTTGGTGACTATGTTCCGTGGCTTGATTGGGTGACCCATGTTTCTGGGGTTTATGCAAGAGCTAAAAGAGTTGCTAAACAGTTTGATGATCTTTTGGAGGATGTTGTTGAAGAGCATATAAATAAACAGAAAGGAGACAGTGATTGTTCAAGTGCTGAAGAACATGGTGACTTTGTTGATGTTTTGCTTTGGATACAAAGGACAGAGTCACTTGGCTTTCCAATTGACAGAACTGTCATAAAAGCTCTGTTATTGGTAAGCATAAAACTAAAACTATATATTTCTCTTGTTATTGTATTTTTAAAACATCTCATCCATGATTTAACTGTAACAATATTTTATGAGTCACGATTTAACTGTGACAAATTTTGTGCCTTCTGCGCAAAGTAGTCAGTCTTGCACGCCCTCAACGACAACCCTTAATATGTTGCGTTAAATTATTATAGTTTGATTATGCTGCTTGTATTGACCATCAATTTATTTATATTCAGGACATGTTTTCTGCTGGTACAGACACCATATCCACTTTGCTAGAGTGGGCAATGACAGAACTTTTAAGACACCCAAATATCATGAAGAAATTACAAGAAGAAATAAGGAGGGTAGCTTGTGATAAAACAAACATCACTGAAGATGATTTAGGTAACCTGAAATATTTACCGGCAGTGATTAAAGAAACCCTGCGATTACATCCCCCGATCCCATTACTAGTCCCTCGAGAAAACAGACAAGATATCAAAGTAAAGGGCTACGACATCAAAGCTGGGACAAGAATACTTATAAATGCTTGGGCCATTGCAAGAGATCCCACATATTGGGAACAACCTGAAGATTTCAAGCCAGAGAGATTCTTGAATAATGAGATAGACATGAAAGGGAATGATTTCCAATTGATTCCATTTGGAGCAGGGAGAAGAGGTTGTCCAGGGATAGTTTATGCTATGGCTGCCGGTGAAATTGTGTTAGCGAACCTTGTGCATAAATTTAACTGGGAATTACATGGTGGTGGTGCAGGATTGGAAAAGTTGGACATGTCTGAAACATTTGGCTTAACCATGCATAGAAAGACTCCTCTTGAAGCTGCTGCAACACTTAATGGTTTctaaaaaaagttatttaaacTTTTTAGTAATGGCAGGGATACATTTTCTAAAAGAATTTCAGTGAAATATTTGATTCTGTTTAGCTGGCTTGCATTTCATCTATTTGGAAACCGAGGAATATAATTTTGTTTAGGATTTATTGGCTTTTGAAAGCATCACATTTTGTCTTGGCTCAAAGAAAAGGATTGCCATGTGATCTCAACTACTTCAATGTTTAGACTTTATTCGCGTTTTAGTGCGCTTTTATTGTTGGCATGTGAGTGTGTCCTTGTGTTGGACGCTTGTATTGTACTTGTTTTAAGTATTTGGTTTTTGTAGTGTTGTTATTTGGCTTTTTCAAGGTTTAATATTTCCTTATTACTTAGTAGAAATGCTAGGCTTACATAAAAAGCTACAACTACACGATGTATATACGGTTAGACTTGTCTTTAAATTGTTAGGATAAAGCTAAGATGGTTAGACTTGTCTTTGAATTGTTAGGATAAAACTAAGATGTATATACGGTGGAATTGAATTTGTTGTAAGCATAACACATTTCTACTATTAGTGCtaactaggggtgggaataggccacgccggcctacaggggcctatagcctagcagcctacttaaggccaggccaggcctatttgataaaaaggtcaggcttgggcttttttaaaagcctatttaataaaataggccaggGCTAGGCTAgtaaaaaagcctataaagccttgtaggccgacctatattttcatatatattaaaattagtctaaataggttagcctatatatgcatatatattagaaaaaatgttaaatagattggtctatatatgcatatatattagaaaaaaatgttaaataggtcggtc encodes:
- the LOC131627237 gene encoding protein MAIN-LIKE 1-like — translated: MRGFRVPRRQSGRASTAVEEQVVQVEVAEVEEAVLYVGKVEVEVDDDQIGQERVVQNTDTTTGASTEPSVHTDGALPRGPSDRSVLMGYTDHVAYRIWQGEDRPVLKVASHGSKLKNFPERPMLKQARRIVKDFHLMDFAGCSLTMLDASLLSAFVERWHPETSSFHLPFGEMTVTLDDVDALFHFPIAGRYHAVVKVYMLRLVVCSLFVDKYGVYIDACYLSLFSTLDTPCWAWGVAELTMLYMVLDATSRPDTRQLAGYPSLLHCWIYEYFPHICERKIQRVMAVDPCAKRWKAKQAIPGGLIEYRWRLDALTLDDVIWTPYTSHRSHRPFNVSSLYSGYVRWESHVARHLPERCLRQYESHHQLPREIIDTTVEVQQPRQCEDGYLEWFHDVSHPRVIPPAASSDIPGPSRTRDSSDPSPPPLPPPVGDQDSRLQFIAVHLDSLMGLVNPDGEVYTILARLTDVARGGPM
- the LOC131636626 gene encoding cytochrome P450 736A117-like, with product MLLIIISSIFLIFFMIIKWYLNSTKTKNSPPSPPKLPIIGNLHQLGLFPHRTLQFLAKQYGPFMQIHLGSVPVLVISSPEAASEIMKTHDRVFANRPQTKLYDILLYDCKDVSAAPYGEYWRQIRSISVLHLLSAKRVQSLRAVREEEVGFMVEKIKQCSSASVAVNISELVSTTINCIVCRVALGRKYSGESGKGFKKLLMDFTELLGTVIVGDYVPWLDWVTHVSGVYARAKRVAKQFDDLLEDVVEEHINKQKGDSDCSSAEEHGDFVDVLLWIQRTESLGFPIDRTVIKALLLDMFSAGTDTISTLLEWAMTELLRHPNIMKKLQEEIRRVACDKTNITEDDLGNLKYLPAVIKETLRLHPPIPLLVPRENRQDIKVKGYDIKAGTRILINAWAIARDPTYWEQPEDFKPERFLNNEIDMKGNDFQLIPFGAGRRGCPGIVYAMAAGEIVLANLVHKFNWELHGGGAGLEKLDMSETFGLTMHRKTPLEAAATLNGF